From the Trifolium pratense cultivar HEN17-A07 linkage group LG4, ARS_RC_1.1, whole genome shotgun sequence genome, the window GAAGAAGCTGACATTAATGGTCTGTTGGGTTCAATGGAAAGAAAGTTggatgaaagaaaattacgaaAACCAATGAATGAACATTGACTATAAAGTAGTCTAAGTTCATTCATTggtttttgtaattttctttcctccaACTTTCTTTTCATAGAACCAAATTGACCCTAAGTGGCACCATAATTTTTGAAAAGATACGTAAGCTACATCAAATCAAAGACTCAttctaaataattaaaattaagttttattttaattaagggTGGCAAACCGAGCCGGGCCGACCTGTTTAACCTGGCATTTTTGTGGGTTGAGACAAAGTTTTTGGCTCGGTGTCTTAAGTTGGCCTGCCCGTCTAAAAAGCAGGCGGATTGGCCCGCAGCGTATTTATAATTTCTTGAGCTTCTCTttcatttaatatgttatatgttattgagactcgtcAAGATTAACGGTCTGTGCATTTTTAaccccataaaaaaatttcaactcTGTTGCAGCTCATCCCAATATGTTAATGTACCTCTACCATTGGAAACATATAAGCAGTGATGTTATTTtaactcattttcaagaaaTGGATGATAAACAATTTTCATCGTAAATGTATTGcgtcaaaaaatattatttctcattttcaatataatttattgtatatccgtcaaaaaatatataatttagtgtataatttctttgatatttatttaACCACATCATTATTAAATATATGGATCCGTCACtacgaaataaataaaatttgataaaaaattattttacttgaGAATCAAATTCAACCTCTCTGAAACAATCTATcttaaaaaaatcttattaaCTACTTgagatttaatttaatactactagttaacatgaataagtcAGAAAAatgatgtgtcaaaaaaaagtcAGAAAAATGATAGTATAGACTCTGATGTGATACGTGTACGGATGACTTTTATTAATGAtatgtttttattaattaataatcatGACATGAGAGCAACgtaaatgactttttttaaaaaattagaatttttgaaccaattttttttagaacttatgcaaatagcttatatatatattattataagtttgtcaagatagtttatgataaaataatttataaaattataaatttcactactgtgaacttataaaatagcataaaacctaatttatattacataaactctaaaaaaaagttgggtcaaacggactataacattttttttttcacagaGCAACATTAATGACTTAGATCCTACTTTTCAGGgattactatttatttaaacATTTTCTCGTCATTCATCGACTATATAATTATGTAGCAGtccattcttcttttttttttaaaaaaaaaatagtttatttacTAGAAATTTTACTCTTAAGATAGATGAAATGATCAGGCTGTTCGAACCTCCGACCCTTACAtatttttctttgatatttttttttattaaatgttcTGTTCTTCATCTACATATTAACaagaacattttttttactaagaacagaactttttttttttgttaataaagaaaagcttctcttgaaatattatataaactaGTCACTATGTCCGTGCGTTCGCATGGGTCAATAATTATAGATCGATTATATTATATCTCTTTTGGCTAATAAATAAAGTAATTCATACGCGTAAAAACCGAAGATATTTATTGTCTAATTTATTTCCACCAACTTACTTAAACATGAAAATACAAACAATCCTACAAATTAcggaaaatttatttataaactacCTTTGAAGTGGTATTTGTAAGGTTTTCGTTATCATCAACGATTAAAATCTTCAAACCATTTCTCAATGTGAGTCTTGACACAACAATGtataactgaccatgtgaaaatacTGATTGCGGAAGATACACTCCAACATTTTTCAGTGACTGACCCTGACTCTTGTTAATAGTCATGGCAAATGAAACAACGATAGGAAACTGCCaacattgaaatttgaaagggaTTTTGATATTAGATGGTGTTAAGGATAATCCGGGAATAAAAACTTTGTCGCATATATTGCTTTCTGATATTATATTTCCTTCTATAATAAATTGTCTCATCTTTGTAACAATCAACCGAGTTTCATTGCACAACCCATGAGCTGGATCAATATTTCTCAATAACATAACTGAAACTCCAAATTTCAATattaacttgtgatttggaaggcCCGAACAGACAATTGTATTTAAAAACTCGGGAGTGTGTATATCATCCGGCTTGTCGAAACCAGAGTTATCATTATTTGGAGAATCGTATCTCAAATGTACGTTCTCATCATCGTCTATCAATAACAACATGTACTCATTAATCAAGTcaacaattgaattttttggagTCAATATGACTCTATCATGAAAAAATGAAGGATGTTTCATATTATCTAATATAGATGGATATATGACAGTAACAATCGAGGCAATAAGATCATTTGAGCTTGAAATCAGAACATCATCTGGAATACGCAGCGTGATGTCAACATCATCTCTGTCTTCAATACTTTCATCACCAATTCCCAAAACTCAATCTGACAAGATTTTCCTTTCATGTAGATCCTGACCAACACTACCATGCAAAAGTCTCATATTAGTGGTTAATGTTAATACTTCACAGTGATGCCAAATTTTGGATGAATTAATGGTAGCATTTACAACTGCTTGTCTAGTTCCTTTGTGTATGACCgatagaatttgtctaaaatcacCACAAAATACTACAACTTTTCCCccaaaatgaatgtatttattGCGCTCATCATAAGGTGTAAGAACATCCCTTAAGCTGCGATCAACTACCTCAAAACAATGTTTGTGCATCATAGGAGCTTCGTCCCATATAATGATCCTTGCCTTGACAATCAATTGGCTAAATGAATGTTAGGATGAATAGTTCAAGTAGAGTATTCATCCACATTTATGGGAATGCAAAACATGAAATGTGCAGTTCTTCTGCCAAGTAAAAGCAGTGCTGCTACCACTTGATGCAACATTTAAAACAATATCGGCTCTTTATGtaatatctataatctataacaatatataaagaggataggGGAGTTTGGGCTGACTTTTTCTTTGGttcattttgcccttaacttcctttatggttttttaattattccataattgcccttaacttcctctaactacctcttttttatttatggttttttcatctatatctattctatctataacaatatataatagGGAAGTTTGGGCTGGCTTTTTTTTgtgtccattttgcccttaacttcctttaacTACCGCTCTctttttttaatggttttttcatctatatctattatatactatatataaagagaatacatgagtttttgtgtagatttttcataatatcaacattacccttgcttttttttagtagcaacaaaaatcttttattaacaaacttacaATAACATAAAGCACATATTTTTTTAGCAGctaaaatcttttattaacaaactaaccataacataagacatatcttttttttttgtacataagtTAGGCACAGACAGGCGCGGAACGCCTagataaacaaataaaacatcatgtcgaatttttattataaatatatatatatatatatatatatatatatatatatatatatatatatatatatatatatatataaatcgaACCTTTAATAAATACGGGTCCGCATATATTTTCAAATCAATTAAGCACTATCCTACACGATTTTGTTTAATAATCTGACtctttcaattcattttttaatactaataatttcatgggtaaatagtgttatacccccctgcaaaatagacgagttttgcgttaccccccctgcaaaatatttttttgagattacccccctgcaatgtcaagattctttgcgttacccccctggcttaacaagtgggcatatgacatggaagaatcttgacgtggcatgacacgtggaaattaatttattttttatttatttttaattgccaactcattaattaatgtgggtttttaattaaaaaaatgaaaaaaaacttaaaagttgttatatttttatgaacttacttaaaagaaagtttttttttttttgactaaaagttgttattatatatataaaaaaattcttatatatatataataactaataatagagtaaccaacaaaaaaaaaacgaagatgaaaaaaaaacaaataataataatagtaacaaaaaaactaataataataatattattattattaatttttaataataataataataatagtaaccaaaaaactaataataataatattatatattattattattattagtttttttttcatcttcgtttattttttggttactctattattagttattatatatatataagaatttttttttatatatataataacaacttttatatataagaattttttttttatatataataacaacttttatatataagaattttttgttttatatataataatagagtaacaaaaaaaaacgaagatgaaaaaaaaaactaataataataatattattattattagttttttggttactattattattattaaaaactaataataataataatattattattattagttttttggttactattattattattattagttttttttcatcttcatttttttttgttggttactctattattagttattatatttatataagaatttttttattatatataataacaacttttagtcaaaaaaaaaaaaaaactttcttttaagtaagttcataaaaatataacaacttttaagtttttttttcattttttttaattaaaaacccacattaattaatgagttaacaattaaaaataaataaaaaataaattaatttccacgtgtcatgccacgtcaagattcttccatgtcatatgcccacttgttaagtCAGGGGGGTAAcataaagaatcttgacattgcaggggggtaatctcgaaaaaatattttgcaggggggtaacgcaaaactcgtctattttgcaggggggtataacactatttaccctaatttcatttaccaaaaaaacaactataataatttttttgatgataAAACTATAATAATTCTAATAGCTATGAAttcccattttattttttttattattgatgacaACAAATTATATGAAGTTTTTAGTAGTGGATTAATATAGTTTTTATAGTAATTGAAGACCAAAAGAAAGCAAATATCGGGAAAAGTGAAGATACAAGGActagaagcaagaaaagtggaaaaagcagcaaaaaagggcaaaaatgtaataGAGCAGCGCActatcgtacccacgatgagtctcagcgtggcgcgatgagaagacggATAAAATAGAAGAAAATCTGCTaaaaatctttaccatcgtggcacgatgacttgtcatcgtgacACGATGATAACTTGAAAAATAAGCAGAAAATCTTGAGCAAATCTTCCAACGCAccacgataggatccatcgtggccacgatgagacGAAATTACatgccatcgtggccacgatgggtgcgatggatgcgcagaaaagcccaaaacccagctgtaaaactataaatagagccttcctCCTTACaaattattcattccaaaatattccaacatattcaagagttaggagaactctaaggaagaggcaaggaggccaaggaactccaaggccaacaaggttcttttctttctgtctttgtaatttatttttcctaggttaggtggagtcgagaaactcccttttttttttataaaacattagcgtgcaaaggcatcacatgataactatgacatcccaactatgttggcaccccataatcatcacctatcatttgcagcaccctaataaatttattagaaagaaagaaaaaagagacaaacttggggggactagaccaaaacccaaggaaacaaaaatacaagGACCCTGCCACtacctcattaaaaacctttccTGGAAAACCCCAAGAAATAAAACCAAggataagggaaaaagagtgcaatGGATTTAATGAAATCTAAAAGACTGAAGACCcattaaattactaatataatctCCTTGAACACTAGGCGGAACATTATCCCACCAATAAAAATCATCAACATTGATGCCTAAAGCAGCTATTTTATCTGCACAACAGTTcccttcaaaaataaaattcgcTAGAAGGAGTGGTTGAACCTCCGACCTTGTGGTTAACAGCCACACgctctaaccaactgagctatTCCAGCTTcttatcaaatttctataatatttataaattcagttatttctatttcaaacttttttgttgtctggttttagttattttaatattgatcacattagaataaaatctaaggacctagtggatatcacATAGGAAACaaagctagtaatcccgacTGAATGACAGCATATTAGGGCCTACATGaaaccattaaattcagtatctgccgtcttagtataggattggaAAGAACGTTAATTTCTACCTTGCAGAGTATTCATGTGGGTCCCCAGGGTGAAGAGATCAAAGTTTAAACGAAAAAGTGGAGCTCTGAATAATGGTGTCTAAATAATGTAAAGGTAACCTTTAACTAGGCTTTGTAAaagcttgtaatagaaataggaacATAtattgcttcaaacctattttcAAGAGTCTAAATCCTtaaagagagaaataattgaGCCACCAAgtaggagtaagggagggatccgatCACACTTACTAAagtacccgcaaagataccttcttaaaacaaacaaagcgaaaaCAACTATCCATATtcttaagcgaaactagtaaccttgACACAATctctgtggagaacgataaacttatcactttattacttggtagcgattttgtgcacttgcagaaccaccgtcaatTATCATAAGAAAATTGACCCACTTAATTGTCCTATGAAATGTtgcaaaaaatgaaattgatggtgcttaattgtcatTTGAAAATTTTCCTATTTAATTGATGATAATTGATTCCACAATATGATGTTTATTACCTTGATCATAATTTTTATCATAATTGGTTTATATGCCATAATGGTTGAGACACTTTATTCACATTAAGTGTTGTGGGTTCGATTCCAATGgtagacacatttattatttattttttaataataaaggTATTGAAAAAGTTGCCTCCAAAACTACATATGCAAATTAGGGTTACCTAGTTGGATATTACAACCATTATATATAAGAAGATTTAATGCAAATGGTAACTAACGCACAAAAGATATTAGTTAAAtgtataaattcaaaatttttgtcttaaaaattgtatattcaaacattttaaaaatttaaattatgattTTGCTAATgtatcttttcttttatttttctttagaaTTTCTTAACTAATACACCCGATGCACTGGTTATCAAGATCATAATTTCTTTTGACAAAATGTTTTAGAGCATCTTCGagttttacttatttattactgtattatttttttatccgACCGAGATAATCTTATTTTAAACTATCATATAGTAAATATGGATAACtctttcaataaaaattcaataattaaatTGTCACATTATATAGTAGTTCAGTacgtatttaatttttaaggttgtttttgtctagtggtgagggatttgggtagtatgttataggttctTGGTTCGATCTTCAGCTCATTGCAAAcccaaaaaaactaataaatatattacatgcaatagaatttttttttaatagtacttGTAACTACtctctctgtcccaaaatataagaaaaaattggttaaaaaaatagtgtattttgttaaatatttggactaaatacatcaactttctttaaccaattttctcttatattttggaatagTGACAATAAATTATCAAGCAAGAGCATGCTAGGACctgtttaatttgtaaaaatatttgtaatttttattttctaaaattgttatagttttatttattaacaagaaaaaataaacttttaaagTGAGTCATGTGATGAAGATGAGATAAAATGCTAACAGAGATTATGtttttagaaaataatgaaaataactttttttttgaaacaaaatgaaaaaaaaatttgatacctttttttgggtacattcatattttttagtatttagTACATTTTGAtacttttattgttttaaaaaatgtaaaacaattgttcaagtttattttttattttttgtttggacTAATATTTATTAACAAGtaaaactaatataattttttaaaaatgaaaacaacaatattttcgtaaagtaaaatgatcccaattttctctgtttttttggTTTGAGGGGGTGTTAGCTTAGGTGAAGGATAATGGACACTAAAACTTTGACTTTGGGGTTTTGGATTTGGACCAATAATTAAAGAGTATAAACATTTGAAAAATTCTCTTCCCTCATGTTTCTCTTGTTGTCCAGAAATTCCATTTttatccttttcttttttgtcaaaCCATTTTTATCCATATTAAAAAactttgaaatatgtttttcgATGTTTTTGTAGTTCAAATACTACTTTAAACtgtaaaaataatttggaaaatGCGTTTCGAAGTTTTTTATCATgggcaaaaatgaaatttccaaAGGGAGAAGAGAAACGTGGGGAGAAGAGAATTTTTCTAAACATTACCATGAGCATCCGAGCCTTGATTGTCTTGTTATTCAAGCTCAAATTTCtcctttatttttctctttattcTTATATTGTTGGAGTTTTATCGGTGCTTTGATTTTGGTTTCCCTCTTTTTATGATGAGATCTTCTTTTGCCATCCTACCTCCTTCTCGCTCGCCCTACACATTTCGATttttacccttccgctacttaagtaacagacgttaaaaaaatgtcatccgctactccgctacttaagtagcgaacgatATGAAAAACAAATTTGATAGGATGATTTTGGATGTATCTTCTACCTAATAGTGGACAGGTGTATTTTTATCAACTGATAAGATGCGCGAAGCAATGAATAAGTTGACAAAAGAAAATTACTTTCATAATTTGCATCTCAATCCACAACACActtgcaaaaataacattagCAACAAACCTAAATTCTTTTGTAGACTTATAACTGCACAAAATCTAAGCAACCACTTCATTCCTCTCAATGAGTATTCTTCGCACCGCCAGCCAAGCACCTCCGACATCATCGTCGGTGATAGAGAGCTAAATCCTTTCGAGACTAAGAACTAGAGTTCTACACTAAAAACtaagaaaaaacattaaaaattaactaaaaataaaatagaaatttcaatatttcattgattctaaaaataaaatagaaaattcaGTATTTCATTGATTCTAAATGTGACGATGATTATATCCTTTatcctttatatattaaaacagAATACACTACTAACAATAATTAAGCGTCTAAACTAATCCAAAATCCCGCGCATACTCCTTCCACTTCTTTCTTCcgataaacaaacaaaacatattactactattaattctttCTAATTAATTGTCGCTAACCCACCATCCACCAACCGTCCATTGTGTTACACAGCCTTCCAAGTTCCAACACCTCACAGTGTTCCttccaaataaaaaatttgttattgTGTGACAAACGTGAGCAATAATAATCTCATATAGGAAGTTGTTTcttggctttttttttttccataaaaaaattgttttaaatatgAAGTTGATTCATGTAAATATAtcgttttttaattttaaaaatagctATTTTTAAACCAAACTTATATTTAaaccaaaatcattttttaaacaaaaataataatcttaTTAACAGTATACTGACTTCATTCCCTTTCATAAGAtacaattgaaaaattgatatatttggttcaaaacaagtttgattaataatactctctccgtcccaaattataaagaaaaaatcacatattttttcccaaattataagggaaaaattattttcaaaaatattttttccttaATCTCATAATATATCAGCGGTGCTATATGTTACGAAACATTGACCTACGACGAAATACAAGAATACGCATGACTTGATTTGTTGGTTACAAACTCAGAcagttttttcatttatttcttttatatatatatatatatatatatatatatatatatatatatatatatatatatttcacttTGTCCCAGAGCTCCTTTCAAAGTCATCTCTCTTAGTAACCATCTCACCAATTTTGCAGTCAGAGAGAAAACTTGTAATTCTTCTTCaccacttaaaaatattttagaaaaaatgtttaaaatatCTGATGTTTAACACTTCTCCTTTATCACAAAAACGTGTTGTGCTCTATGACTGGAAAAACATTATAGTATAATATAGAAGTGG encodes:
- the LOC123920477 gene encoding uncharacterized protein LOC123920477 produces the protein MHKHCFEVVDRSLRDVLTPYDERNKYIHFGGKVVVFCGDFRQILSVIHKGTRQAVVNATINSSKICIEDRDDVDITLRIPDDVLISSSNDLIASIVTVIYPSILDNMKHPSFFHDRVILTPKNSIVDLINEYMLLLIDDDENVHLRYDSPNNDNSGFDKPDDIHTPEFLNTIVCSGLPNHKLILKFGVSVMLLRNIDPAHGLCNETRLIVTKMRQFIIEGNIISESNICDKVFIPGLSLTPSNIKIPFKFQCWQFPIVVSFAMTINKSQGQSLKNVGVYLPQSVFSHGQLYIVVSRLTLRNGLKILIVDDNENLTNTTSKVVYK